The Caldanaerobius fijiensis DSM 17918 DNA segment TTGATTATCGCGATATACCGTATTTCCCTGTGTCAACCGTAAAAGGCCATGCCGGTAAATTGGGCGTCTATGAGATAGAGGGTGTTCCCACCCTGGTCATGCGGGGGAGATTTCATTACTATGAAGGCTATAGCCTTGCCGAAATTACCTTCCCCATCAGGATTATGAAATTGCTGGGCATAGAGATACTTATCGTGACCAATGCTTCCGGTGGAATAAATCCATCATTTAAGCCGGGGGATATCATGTTGATAGAAGACCACATAAACCTGATGGGGAACAATCCGCTTATAGGCGAAAATGAAGAAGTTTTTGGACCAAGGTTCCCCGATATGACGCAGGCTTACGATAGCGAGTTGCTGGAGATAGCTCAGAAAGCGGCCAGAGATCTGGGCATTGATGTAAAAAAAGGCGTCTACATGGCTGTGACAGGGCCTTCTTATGAGACACCTGCAGAGATCAGGGCTTTTGAGAGGCTGGGCGCCGATGCCATAGGTATGTCTACGGTTCCAGAAGTTATTGTGGCAAGGCACTGCGGCATAAGGGTTCTGGGTATTTCTTCTATTGCAAATCTGGCAGCAGGAAAGGGCAGCGGCAAATTGTCTCACGAGGATGTAGTGGAAGGTTCCAAAAAGTCTGCTAAAAATTTTGAGCGGCTTTTAACTGAGACGATTAAGAGGATAGGTCTTCAATGTATCGATGACCCTGGCCAGTTCGTTTATTGATTGGGTAAGGGTATCCAGCTTATTTTCAATGCGCACTAAAAGGTATATGCTGACTACTATAGGGAAACCTAGATTTGCCACCTGTGATAATATATCCTCCATAAAACAACCTCCTGACGAATAAAGTATTAAAAGTAAAACCCTGGCATA contains these protein-coding regions:
- a CDS encoding purine-nucleoside phosphorylase, whose translation is MIIRYRTAANYIRDRFDLKPKIGLILGSGLDILEKEKDVKCIDYRDIPYFPVSTVKGHAGKLGVYEIEGVPTLVMRGRFHYYEGYSLAEITFPIRIMKLLGIEILIVTNASGGINPSFKPGDIMLIEDHINLMGNNPLIGENEEVFGPRFPDMTQAYDSELLEIAQKAARDLGIDVKKGVYMAVTGPSYETPAEIRAFERLGADAIGMSTVPEVIVARHCGIRVLGISSIANLAAGKGSGKLSHEDVVEGSKKSAKNFERLLTETIKRIGLQCIDDPGQFVY
- a CDS encoding YvrJ family protein, producing the protein MEDILSQVANLGFPIVVSIYLLVRIENKLDTLTQSINELARVIDTLKTYPLNRLS